From the Lolium rigidum isolate FL_2022 chromosome 2, APGP_CSIRO_Lrig_0.1, whole genome shotgun sequence genome, one window contains:
- the LOC124692714 gene encoding protein SLOW WALKER 2-like produces the protein MTEPNPKQKSAKKARKPAASGEEKSMDELKSDASPTRLKPTKKSKKPAADGEEDAADAVKLDVNPNPKSAKKKKKKKLAASGEEGDLDAIKSDVASFASSLGLVPGAGSSSGFDDSDFRKSGPINAPKPPKHPQTPEAASKPPNPKPTKKPHPLELHGPHTATTTSAATNYPLVKAGALSGQWYADADELETKVLGDRKHAPPAMGLQEMQRLVERKRELAEKLMAQYSRDYDTGRRGTGDLKLLEMSAKSGTSSDKVSAFTCLVEDNPIANMRALDSLIGMVASKAGKRYAFTGFDALRELFEMRLLPDRKLKCLIQRPLDILPETKDGYSLLLFWYWEDCLKQRYEKFVIALEDALKDMLPSLKDKAMKTVSTLLKSKSEQERRLLTALVNKLGDPERRAASSAAYLLTGLLSTHPNMKMVVIDEVDSFLFRPHVGLRAKYQAVNFLSHIFLAKKGDGPKLAKRLVDVYIALFKVLMSCPRDTKGEKQSKHGKKKDENGKTKGRKDKVNDSNSHESHEVNVPAGSDLEMDSRLLSALLTGVNRALPYVASSEVDDIVEVQTPILFRLVHSENFNVGVQSLMLLYQISTKNQIASDRFYRALYAKLLSPSAVTSSKPELFLGLLVKAMKNDVMLKRVAAFSKRLLQVALQRPPQYACGCLFILSEVLKAKPPLWSIVLQNESVDDGIEHFEDIVENPEEPAIASTTDGMLVSHEKYNSDSEDGSDTTKQAKVASGHEKGQTNGSAEGSTSHVLYNPRHREPSYCNADRASWWELTLLASHVHPSVFTMARTLLSGNNIVYNGDPLTDLSLPAFLDKFMEKKPKGNRIAEGKWHGGSQIAPAKKLDLGHHLIGQDLLELEENEVPPEDVVFHRFYMNKTGPIKPKAKKKASVVDEDTGELLADEADDASDESDDEMQELEDGSASDGEYDYDNLDAKAFEEDEDMLRDDSDVDELVDISDDDEGMENDEDEDDDLNMSFVDSEAESADDSDDNITDVKTAARGQKRKHGAKSGSTPFASLEEYEHLMDGNPENAKSTLKKKKRKHKEAGDNVGRKESKKQSGSQKRKSKRSE, from the exons ATGACTGAGCCAAATCCCAAACAGAAGTCCGCCAAGAAAGCGAGGAAGCCCGCCGCCAGCGGGGAGGAGAAGAGCATGGACGAGCTCAAGTCCGACGCAAGCCCCACCAGACTGAAGCCCACCAAGAAATCCAAGAAGCCGGCTGCCGACGGGGAGGAGGATGCCGCGGACGCGGTCAAGCTCGACGTAAACCCCAACCCCAAGTccgccaagaagaagaagaagaagaagctcgcCGCCAGTGGGGAGGAGGGTGACCTTGACGCGATCAAGTCCGACGTCGCCTCGTTCGCCTCCTCGCTGGGACTCGTCCCCGGCGCCGGTAgctcctccggcttcgacgactcCGACTTCCGCAAGTCCGGCCCCATAAACGCCCCCAAACCGCCCAAGCATCCCCAAACCCCAGAAGCGGCCTCAAAGCCCCCAAATCCCAAACCCACCAAGAAGCCGCATCCTCTCGAGCTCCATGGCCCTCATACCGCCACCACTACTAGCGCTGCCACCAATTACCCGCTTGTAAAGGCGGGTGCTCTCTCTGGGCAGTGGTACGCGGATGCTGATGAGCTGGAGACCAAGGTCCTAGGGGACCGCAAGCATGCCCCACCAGCTATGGGGCTTCAGGAGATGCAGCGGCTGGTGGAGCGGAAACGGGAGCTGGCGGAGAAGCTCATGGCGCAGTACTCGAGGGACTATGACACGGGGCGGCGGGGGACTGGTGACCTGAAGCTCCTGGAGATGTCGGCCAAGTCCGGTACATCATCCGATAAGGTGTCGGCGTTCACCTGTCTCGTTGAGGACAATCCAATAGCAAACATGCGGGCTCTTGACTCTCTCATCG GTATGGTTGCATCAAAGGCTGGTAAGAGGTATGCATTCACAGGCTTTGATGCATTGAGGGAATTGTTCGAAATGAG GTTATTGCCAGATCGAAAGTTGAAATGTCTTATTCAGCGCCCATTGGACATTTTACCCGAAACAAAAGATGGCTACTCGCTTCTGCTATTCTGGTACTGGGAGGACTGCTTGAAACAGAG GTATGAGAAGTTTGTTATTGCACTGGAGGATGCATTGAAAGATATGCTGCCAAGTCTTAAGGACAAAGCAATGAAG ACGGTTTCCACCCTTTTAAAGAGTAAATCTGAACAGGAGCGCCGGTTACTTACAGCTCTTGTTAACAAA CTTGGAGATCCTGAAAGAAGGGCAGCGTCAAGTGCCGCTTATCTGTTAACAGGTCTCCTGTCCACTCATCCCAATATGAAG ATGGTTGTGATAGATGAGGTGGATTCATTTCTGTTCAGACCACATGTTGGGCTTAGGGCCAAATACCAAGCT GTCAACTTTTTGAGCCATATTTTTCTTGCCAAAAAAGGAGATGGACCTAAACTTGCTAAGCGGTTGGTGGATGTCTACATTGCCCTTTTCAAG GTACTCATGTCTTGCCCTCGTGATACTAAAGGAGAAAAACAAAGTAAACATGGCAAGAAAAAAGATGAAAACGGAAAAACAAAGGGAAGAAAGGACAAGGTCAATGACTCTAATTCACATGAAAGCCATGAAGTAAATGTACCAGCAGGATCAGATTTAGAGATGGATTCCCGCCTTCTCTCTGCACTTTTAACT GGCGTAAATAGAGCATTACCATATGTTGCAAGCTCTGAAGTTGATGATATTGTGGAAGTTCAGACACCAATTCTTTTTAGACTG GTGCACTCTGAGAACTTCAATGTTGGTGTTCAGTCGTTAATGCTTTTGTACCAGATCTCGACAAAAAATCAGATTGCAAGTGACCGTTTTTACCGTGCATTATATGCGAAACTGTTGAGTCCTTCAGCTGTTACTTCATCAAAG CCGGAGTTATTTCTAGGTCTACTGGTGAAagcgatgaagaatgatgtaatgttaAAGAGAGTAGCTGCATTTTCGAAGCGGCTACTGCAG GTGGCTCTTCAACGCCCTCCACAGTATGCTTGTGGATGCCTTTTCATACTGTCTGAGGTTCTTAAAGCAAAGCCACCATTATG GTCGATTGTGCTCCAGAATGAGTCTGTCGATGATGGTATTGAACACTTTGAGGACATTGTTGAGAATCCTGAGGAACCTGCTATTGCTTCAACAACTGATGGTATGTTGGTTTCACATGAGAAATACAATTCTGATTCTGAGGATGGTTCTGATACTACGAAGCAAGCAAAAGTTGCCTCTGGTCATGAGAAGGGTCAAACCAATGGATCAGCTGAGGGGTCGACATCACATGTATTATATAATCCACGACACAGAGAGCCTTCTTACTG CAATGCAGATCGTGCCAGTTGGTGGGAGCTAACGTTATTGGCCTCACATGTGCACCCTTCAGTATTTACAATGGCTAGGACATTGCTATCTGGGAACAATATTGTTTATAATGGTGATCCATTGACAGACCTGTCGCTTCCTGCCTTCCTTGACAAATTCATGGAGAAGAAACCGAAAGGAAACCGCATTGCTGAAGGAAAATGGCATGGTGGATCACAAATTGCACCAGCTAAAAAG CTTGACCTGGGTCATCATCTCATTGGACAAGATCTGCTAGAACTTGAAGAAAATGAAGTTCCTCCAGAAGATGTCGTTTTCCATCGTTTCTACATGAACAAGACTGGCCCTATCAAGCCGAAGGCAAAGAAGAAAGCTTCAGTTGTCGATGAAGATACTGGAGAGCTCTTAGCTGATGAAGCTGATGATGCTAGTGATGAAAGTGACGACGAGATGCAGGAGCTGGAAGATGGGTCTGCGTCAGATGGCGAATATGACTACGACAATCTGGATGCCAAGgcatttgaggaggatgaggatatGCTTAGAGATGACAGTGATGTTGATGAGTTGGTTGACATTTCAGACGACGATGAAGGAATGGAAaatgatgaagacgaagatgatgatCTTAACATGTCCTTTGTGGACTCTGAAGCCGAGAGTGCTGACGATTCAGATGATAACATTACTGACGTAAAGACTGCAGCCCGTGGGCAAAAGCGGAAGCATGGTGCAAAGAGCGGCTCAACTCCATTTGCAAGTCTAGAAGAGTACGAACATCTCATGGATGGGAACCCTGAGAACGCGAAGTCTACattgaagaaaaagaagaggaagcACAAGGAAGCTGGCGACAATGTAGGCCGTAAGGAGAGTAAGAAACAGTCAGGATCACAGAAGAGGAAGTCCAAGAGATCTGAATGA